A single region of the Epinephelus moara isolate mb chromosome 14, YSFRI_EMoa_1.0, whole genome shotgun sequence genome encodes:
- the LOC126400839 gene encoding sex comb on midleg-like protein 4 isoform X2, which produces MSVPAATAQKSDGNNSEMQSAAVAPSFIPSQSGKIPGRKRGRPPLRNVAKMDFPNRYPESLPPLKVPKKRGRKPGFKLKPRMVMTPLAISPPSSTPEPDMSSIPQDAATIPHSATPQVLTVCIYINKQANTGPNLDRKKIQQLPDHFGPDRPSVVLQQAVQGCIDSAFQQKTVFTLLTQGYGGEKISATFDGKQHLLSLPVVNSIDYVLRFLKKLCRSLHCENLFSDQPITQHSGGSYQSDAETSMAEDYHLDQSDGKRYSVDPGDSAFSSISSSYSPKSSYGFRSSQQFSNGSASMSMCRQSSTSPNTFPESNRTGGYNASTEPQESKAPPNKDPSTWSVEDVVWFIRDADPQALGPHADVFRKHEIDGNALLLLKSDMIMKYLGLKLGPALKLCYHIDKLKQTKF; this is translated from the exons ATGAGTGTACCTGCAGCAACGGCACAGAAATCAGACGGCAACAACAGTGAAATGCAATCAGCTGCAGTGGCTCCCTCCTTCATCCCCAGCCAGTCGGGGAAGATACCGggcaggaagagagggagaccCCCGCTCCGCAATGTCGCCAAGATGGATTTTCCAAACCGTTACCCTGAATCGCTCCCTCCACTCAAAGTGCCAAAGAAGAGGGGGAGAAAGCCGGGCTTCAAG CTCAAACCCAGGATGGTGATGACACCGTTGGCTATCTCTCCACCCAGCAGCACCCCTGAGCCCGATATGAGCTCCATTCCTCAGGATGCTGCCACCATCCCCCACTCTGCCACGCCCCAGGTGCTCACAG TCTGTATCTACATCAACAAACAGGCCAACACTGGCCCCAACCTGGACAGGAAGAAGATCCAGCAGCTCCCCGATCACTTCGGACCCGACAGACCCTCTGTGGTGCTGCAGCAGGCGGTCCAAGGCTGCATCGACAGCGCCTTCCAGCAGAAAACAGTGTTCACTCTCCTCACGCAAGGCTACGGGGGAGAAAAAATATCAG CCACATTTGATGGGAAGCAGCACCTCCTCAGCCTCCCCGTGGTGAACAGCATCGACTATGTGCTCCGCTTTCTGAAGAAGCTCTGCCGCAGCTTGCACTGTGAAAACCTCTTCAGTGATCAGCCCATTACCCAGCACAGTGGTGGCTCCTACCAGTCGGATG CTGAAACATCGATGGCCGAGGACTACCACTTAGACCAGTCTGACGGCAAACGCTACTCCGTGGACCCCGGCGATTCTGCTTTCAGCTCCATAAGCTCGTCCTACTCGCCAAAGTCCTCCTACGGGTTTCGTTCGTCACAGCAGTTCTCCAATGGCTCGGCCTCCATGAGTATGTGCAGGCAGTCGTCCACCAGCCCAAACACGTTCCCCGAGAGCAACAGGACAG GAGGTTATAATGCATCTACAGAGCCCCAGGAGTCCAAGGCTCCACCCAATAAAGACCCATCCACCTGGTCTGTGGAAGATGTTGTCTGGTTCATCAGGGATGCGGACCCACAGGCTCTCGGCCCTCACGCAGACGTCTTTAGGAAACAT GAGATCGATGGAAACGCTTTGTTACTCCTAAAGAGCGACATGATCATGAAGTACCTCGGACTGAAGCTGGGGCCGGCCTTGAAGCTTTGCTACCACATCGACAAACTAAAGCAGACTAAGTTCTGA
- the LOC126400839 gene encoding sex comb on midleg-like protein 4 isoform X1, with product MLQMSVPAATAQKSDGNNSEMQSAAVAPSFIPSQSGKIPGRKRGRPPLRNVAKMDFPNRYPESLPPLKVPKKRGRKPGFKLKPRMVMTPLAISPPSSTPEPDMSSIPQDAATIPHSATPQVLTVCIYINKQANTGPNLDRKKIQQLPDHFGPDRPSVVLQQAVQGCIDSAFQQKTVFTLLTQGYGGEKISATFDGKQHLLSLPVVNSIDYVLRFLKKLCRSLHCENLFSDQPITQHSGGSYQSDAETSMAEDYHLDQSDGKRYSVDPGDSAFSSISSSYSPKSSYGFRSSQQFSNGSASMSMCRQSSTSPNTFPESNRTGGYNASTEPQESKAPPNKDPSTWSVEDVVWFIRDADPQALGPHADVFRKHEIDGNALLLLKSDMIMKYLGLKLGPALKLCYHIDKLKQTKF from the exons ATG CTCCAAATGAGTGTACCTGCAGCAACGGCACAGAAATCAGACGGCAACAACAGTGAAATGCAATCAGCTGCAGTGGCTCCCTCCTTCATCCCCAGCCAGTCGGGGAAGATACCGggcaggaagagagggagaccCCCGCTCCGCAATGTCGCCAAGATGGATTTTCCAAACCGTTACCCTGAATCGCTCCCTCCACTCAAAGTGCCAAAGAAGAGGGGGAGAAAGCCGGGCTTCAAG CTCAAACCCAGGATGGTGATGACACCGTTGGCTATCTCTCCACCCAGCAGCACCCCTGAGCCCGATATGAGCTCCATTCCTCAGGATGCTGCCACCATCCCCCACTCTGCCACGCCCCAGGTGCTCACAG TCTGTATCTACATCAACAAACAGGCCAACACTGGCCCCAACCTGGACAGGAAGAAGATCCAGCAGCTCCCCGATCACTTCGGACCCGACAGACCCTCTGTGGTGCTGCAGCAGGCGGTCCAAGGCTGCATCGACAGCGCCTTCCAGCAGAAAACAGTGTTCACTCTCCTCACGCAAGGCTACGGGGGAGAAAAAATATCAG CCACATTTGATGGGAAGCAGCACCTCCTCAGCCTCCCCGTGGTGAACAGCATCGACTATGTGCTCCGCTTTCTGAAGAAGCTCTGCCGCAGCTTGCACTGTGAAAACCTCTTCAGTGATCAGCCCATTACCCAGCACAGTGGTGGCTCCTACCAGTCGGATG CTGAAACATCGATGGCCGAGGACTACCACTTAGACCAGTCTGACGGCAAACGCTACTCCGTGGACCCCGGCGATTCTGCTTTCAGCTCCATAAGCTCGTCCTACTCGCCAAAGTCCTCCTACGGGTTTCGTTCGTCACAGCAGTTCTCCAATGGCTCGGCCTCCATGAGTATGTGCAGGCAGTCGTCCACCAGCCCAAACACGTTCCCCGAGAGCAACAGGACAG GAGGTTATAATGCATCTACAGAGCCCCAGGAGTCCAAGGCTCCACCCAATAAAGACCCATCCACCTGGTCTGTGGAAGATGTTGTCTGGTTCATCAGGGATGCGGACCCACAGGCTCTCGGCCCTCACGCAGACGTCTTTAGGAAACAT GAGATCGATGGAAACGCTTTGTTACTCCTAAAGAGCGACATGATCATGAAGTACCTCGGACTGAAGCTGGGGCCGGCCTTGAAGCTTTGCTACCACATCGACAAACTAAAGCAGACTAAGTTCTGA
- the afg1la gene encoding AFG1 like ATPase a, whose amino-acid sequence MAVCIPLSVKMSPSALLGVRSLLTEQYSSGKLLKCLTELCRRGYSVKAQPAVEESGVSSAGFTGPLDHYTGLIRDGTLREDEHQKAVLQTLEQLHKKLRGYSNTPTSFISKFFTKPKAPKGYYIYGDVGTGKTMVMDMFYSYVETEKKKRVHFHGFMLDVHKRIHRLKQSMPKRKAGKMAKSYDPIAPVAEEISEEACLLCFDEFQVTDIADAMILKQLFENLFLNGVVVVATSNRPPEDLYKNGLQRVNFVPFIAVLQKYCQTLRLDSGIDYRKRNKPTAGKLYFLSSEPDAEATLDKMFDDLAFKQNDITRPRVMIVHNRKVGLNKACGTIADCTFEELCDRPLGASDYLEISRLFDTVFIRHIPLLTLNKKTQARRLITLVDALYDQKVRVVILADHPLEDIFVHNGDHNHDESHIMMDDLGLKRDEASSLSIFSGEEETFAFQRTVSRLTEMQSEEYWLEGDRSTKSKV is encoded by the exons ATGGCGGTGTGCATACCGCTGTCTGTAAAGATGTCACCCTCAGCTCTACTGGGCGTCAGAAGTCTGTTGACTGAACAATATTCATCCGGAAAGCTGTTAAAATGTCTGACAGAGCTCTGCAGACGAG gttactCAGTGAAAGCCCAGCCGGCGGTGGAGGAGAGCGGGGTGAGCTCCGCCGGGTTCACCGGGCCTCTGGATCACTACACCGGGCTGATCAGAGACGGGACCCTGCGGGAGGATGAGCATCAGAAAGCGGTGCTGCAGACTCTGGAGCAGCTCCATAAAAAGCTCCGAGGATACAGCAACACACCGACATCCTTCATCTCCAAG TTTTTCACCAAACCAAAGGCTCCTAAAGGTTATTACATCTACGGTGATGTTG GCACAGGGAAAACGATGGTGATGGACATGTTTTATTCTTACGTTGAAactgaaaagaagaagagggtTCATTTCCACGGCTTCATGTTGGACGTGCATAAAA GAATCCACCGGCTGAAGCAGAGCATGCCAaagaggaaagcagggaaaATGGCCAAATCTTATGACCCCATTGCTCCAGTAGCTGAGGAGATCAGTGAGGAGGCCTGTCTGCTGTGCTTTGATGAGTTTCAG GTGACTGATATCGCTGACGCCATGATTCTCAAGCAGCTCTTTGAGAATCTGTTTCTGAACGGTGTCGTTGTTGTGGCCACGTCTAATCGTCCTCCTGAAG aCTTGTATAAAAACGGGCTGCAGAGAGTCAACTTTGTGCCGTTTATTGCTGTGTTGCAG AAATATTGCCAGACTCTTCGCCTGGATTCTGGGATAGATTACCGCAAAAGGAACAAACCCACAGCTGGAAAACTCTACTTCCT CTCCAGTGAGCCTGATGCAGAGGCGACGCTAGACAAGATGTTTGATGATCTGGCTTTTAAACAGAACGACA TAACACGACCGAGAGTTATGATTGTTCACAACAGGAAAGTCGGTCTGAACAAAGCATGTGGGACCATCGCAGACTGCACGTTTGAGGAGCTCTGTGACAGA CCTTTAGGGGCCAGCGACTATCTGGAGATATCCAGACTGTTTGACACCGTCTTTATTCGACACATTCCTCTACTGACGCTGAACAAGAAAACTCAAGCCAGGCGGCTCATAACGCTCGTGGACGCCCTCTACGACCAAAAG GTGCGGGTAGTGATTCTTGCAGATCATCCATTGGAGGATATTTTCGTACACAATGGTGATCACAATCACGACGAGAGCCACATCATGATGGACGATCTAGGGCTGAAAAGG GATGAAGCCAGCAGTCTGTCCATCTTCAGCGGAGAGGAGGAAACATTCGCCTTCCAGAGGACGGTGTCTCGCCTCACGGAGATGCAGTCAGAAGAATACTGGTTAGAAGGGGACAGGAGCACTAAATCAAAAGTATAA
- the foxo3a gene encoding forkhead box protein O3a, whose product MAEAPRDGNEPPLNVEIDPDFEPQKRPRSCTWPLPRPESGAGKPGTNDADVIPEEEDDEGGSTESSDAQKASGGIVKSRAQSGSSSISQPVEVQRGHCKEEAADGSPSSAQTPAAALGGSASQQLRKSSARRNAWGNYSYADLITQAIESSPEKRLTLSQIYDWMVRSVPYFKDKGDSNSSAGWKNSIRHNLSLHSRFVKVQNEGTGKSSWWMVNPEGGKGGKAPRRRAVSMDNSKYIKGARGRATKKKASLQAAQDGSSESSSSLSKWTGSPTSRSSDELDAWTDFRSRTNSNASTLSGRLSPILANLELDEVPDDDSPLSPMLYSSPSSMSPSTGPTGLSDLAGTMNLNDGLSDNLMDDLLDNISLTASQQPPPGEEDNGANGQGSSVFTFSCSGSSLGSPSGSYGPNPLFSPPSITSLRQSPMQTIQENKQTTFSCISHFSDHQTLQDLLSLDSHSHSNVMLTQSDPLMSQASTAIALQNSRRNAMLLRKDHMLVNHTSVGEAQSSSVPGWQAGLSTSDKDAGLSDAKQPHLKSPSKNASMQLGSGLSGQDRFPADLDLDVFNGSLECDMDSIIRNELMDADCLDLSFDSRLTSAQNANRNSGSFSSSKQTSPHSWVPS is encoded by the exons ATGGCTGAGGCGCCGCGCGACGGCAACGAGCCTCCTTTAAACGTTGAGATCGATCCGGATTTCGAGCCCCAGAAGCGGCCACGGTCCTGCACTTGGCCCCTGCCCCGTCCGGAGTCTGGTGCGGGCAAGCCCGGGACAAATGACGCTGACGTAATCCCTGAAGAAGAGGATGATGAGGGTGGCAGCACTGAGAGCAGCGACGCGCAGAAAGCCAGCGGCGGCATTGTTAAATCCCGTGCGCAGAGCGGCAGCAGCTCCATCTCCCAGCCTGTGGAGGTCCAGCGCGGCCACTGCAAGGAGGAGGCCGCCGATGGCTCGCCTTCCTCGGCGCAGACCCCCGCCGCGGCTCTCGGTGGCTCTGCCTCCCAGCAGCTGAGGAAGTCCTCCGCCCGCAGGAACGCCTGGGGCAACTACTCCTATGCAGACCTCATTACCCAAGCCATCGAGAGCTCCCCCGAGAAAAGGCTGACCTTGTCCCAAATCTATGACTGGATGGTGAGGTCTGTGCCATATTTCAAGGACAAAGGCGACAGCAATAGCTCTGCTGGCTGGAAG AATTCCATCCGACACAATCTGTCCCTCCACAGTCGCTTTGTGAAAGTCCAGAATGAAGGAACAGGAAAAAGTTCCTGGTGGATGGTCAACCCAGAAGGTGGGAAAGGAGGCAAAGCTCCCCGCCGACGGGCCGTATCGATGGATAACAGCAAGTACATCAAAGGAGCCCGAGGACGTGCCACCAAGAAGAAAGCCTCGCTGCAGGCAGCTCAAGACGGCAGCTCAGAGAGCTCCTCCAGCCTCTCCAAATGGACAGGAAGTCCCACCTCCCGCAGCAGTGACGAGCTGGACGCCTGGACAGACTTCCGCTCCCGGACCAATTCCAACGCCAGCACACTCAGCGGTCGACTGTCCCCGATCCTGGCCAACCTGGAGCTGGATGAGGTGCCTGATGACGACTCGCCCCTCTCCCCAATGTTGTACTCCAGCCCCAGCAGCATGTCCCCGTCCACAGGGCCCACAGGGCTCTCTGACCTGGCAGGTACCATGAACCTTAATGACGGGCTCTCTGACAACCTGATGGACGACCTTTTGGACAATATCAGCCTGACAGCATCCCAGCAGCCTCCTCCTGGAGAGGAAGACAACGGAGCCAACGGTCAGGGGAGCTCAGTGTTTACCTTCAGCTGCTCAGGCAGCAGTCTGGGTAGCCCCTCTGGCAGCTACGGGCCTAACCCTCTTTTCAGCCCGCCGTCCATCACAAGCCTGCGGCAGTCGCCCATGCAGACCATCCAGGAGAACAAGCAGACCACCTTCTCCTGCATCTCGCATTTCAGCGACCATCAAACCCTGCAGGATCTGCTCAGCCTGGACTCCCACAGCCACAGCAACGTCATGCTCACCCAGTCTGACCCGCTGATGTCGCAGGCCAGCACCGCCATCGCCCTGCAGAACTCCCGCCGCAATGCCATGCTGCTCCGCAAAGACCACATGTTGGTGAACCACACCAGTGTGGGTGAGGCCCAAAGCTCTTCAGTGCCTGGTTGGCAAGCTGGCTTGTCAACCTCTGACAAAGACGCCGGTCTCTCCGACGCCAAGCAGCCGCACCTGAAGTCTCCCAGCAAGAACGCCTCTATGCAGCTCGGCTCTGGCTTGTCCGGCCAGGACCGCTTTCCCGCTGATCTGGACCTCGATGTGTTCAACGGCAGTCTTGAGTGTGACATGGACTCCATCATCCGCAATGAACTGATGGACGCAGACTGCCTGGACCTCAGCTTCGACTCTCGCCTCACATCCGCCCAAAACGCCAACAGGAATTCAGGAAGCTTCTCCAGCTCAAAACAGACCTCCCCTCACAGCTGGGTCCCGAGCTGA